A portion of the Girardinichthys multiradiatus isolate DD_20200921_A chromosome 23, DD_fGirMul_XY1, whole genome shotgun sequence genome contains these proteins:
- the zgc:162144 gene encoding RD3 domain-containing protein yields the protein MFPWSAVFSLEPKVPGQRTTEELVTNTLMLELGAMVKRTERIRLERATEGRRRRRSSSSTADYSWLANTPNPQPYQLTPNDLVELQDLCDKIPPAQCGPIIVRFRRMVSQMEPEVHEVPRLFRTVLRDCVDEVNGNEEVQVPNAFYEKQQRSKSLSFVNFRTKFSTGKMFKGSGLRGSRGNLQQQVDWSDEEEDGEGEEEEEAIRARAMKGRSKSMPEITPLEQSALG from the exons ATGTTTCCTTGGTCAGCTGTCTTCTCCCTTGAGCCCAAAGTGCCCGGTCAGCGCACCACTGAGGAGCTGGTGACCAACACTCTGATGCTGGAGCTGGGGGCCATGGTGAAGCGGACTGAGCGCATCCGTTTGGAGAGGGCCACCGAGGGCCGGCGCCGGCGCCGCAGCTCCTCCTCTACGGCAGACTACAGCTGGCTGGCAAACACCCCAAACCCTCAACCCTACCAGCTCACCCCCAATGACCTGGTGGAGCTGCAGGACCTCTGTGACAAAATCCCCCCTGCACAATGTGGCCCCATTATCGTTAG GTTTAGGAGGATGGTGTCACAGATGGAGCCGGAGGTTCATGAGGTCCCCCGGCTGTTTCGTACAGTTCTACGCGACTGCGTGGATGAGGTCAATGGCAATGAAGAGGTCCAAGTCCCAAACGCTTTTTACGAGAAACAGCAGCGCAGCAAGAGCCTCTCCTTTGTTAATTTCCGCACAAAGTTTAGCACCGGGAAGATGTTCAAGGGGAGTGGCCTGAGGGGCTCCAGGGGGAACCTGCAGCAGCAAGTGGATTGGtctgatgaggaggaggatggagagggcgaggaggaggaggaggccatCAGGGCCAGAGCAATGAAGGGGAGGAGTAAGAGCATGCCAGAGATCACCCCCCTGGAGCAGAGTGCTCTGGGGTGA